CTATACTGACTGGCGCTGGCGGATCATCAAAAACGTATTCACACTGCCGGCGATCGCAATGGGGCTTCTGCTCCAGGGGCTGAGCAATGGCTGGCCCGGTTTGATTGCAGGTTTGCTCGGACTGGGTGTCGGCGCCGGTCTGATGATGATCCCGTATTTCTTCGGCCAGATGGGAGCGGGCGATGTCAAACTGATGGCGGCTCTCGGAGCGCTTCTGGGCGCGTTCGCCGCCCTCAACGTGTTCCTGTACACGACCCTGGCCGGTGGTATCCTGGCAATGGGAATCGCCCTATACCACAAGGAAGGATTCAATACTCTTCGCCGAACCTGGCACCTCGCCAAAGGGCTGTTCATTTTTCGAACACTCCCGGCCTCCGAGCCGGAGCCGAAAAAAGGGATTACCATGCCGTATGGCGTCGCCATCGCGGTAGGAACGATCACATATCTCTTGTGGGGAAACGTGGTATGAGGCTCTTCAAAACCGGGATATTGCCGAAAATCAGCAGTACCAGGGGAAACGCGGTTGTCGAGTTTGCACTGGTGCTGCCAATCCTGCTCCTGGTGCTTTTCGGCATCACGGAACTCGGCAGGATGATTATGACGGCCAATGTACTGAATACCGCGTCGCGCGAAGGCGCTCGTCTGGCCGCCGTGAGTCCGGTGTCGGACAGTCTGTCGGTGCAGGCCCGCGTGATGGAAGTTCTCGAGGCCGCCAGTGTCGAGCCAAGTGCGATTGTCGTGGTATATGACCCGGGCACGCACACGGTCCGAGTGCAGGTAACGACGGAATTCGAAATTCTCAGCCGGTCGGTTCTCCCCGAAGTGCTTCGCGGCACGGTCGAGCTGAGCGGGCAGACCGTCTTTCGATACGAAAGCTGAGCTCCCGCCCGCGGTACATGAATGCGATAGAATGCTTTTGGTTGGATAAAGATACAATTCCCGCTGGAGTTTGGGTGATATGAAGAAATCCACATTGTTCTTGACGGCAGGGCTGGCGCTCGTGTTTGCCGCGATCGCTTCCCTGATGATCTTCTCCT
This window of the Candidatus Zixiibacteriota bacterium genome carries:
- a CDS encoding A24 family peptidase, which translates into the protein MAQYAHQAVIPVVIALIAIAAYTDWRWRIIKNVFTLPAIAMGLLLQGLSNGWPGLIAGLLGLGVGAGLMMIPYFFGQMGAGDVKLMAALGALLGAFAALNVFLYTTLAGGILAMGIALYHKEGFNTLRRTWHLAKGLFIFRTLPASEPEPKKGITMPYGVAIAVGTITYLLWGNVV
- a CDS encoding TadE family protein, producing the protein MRLFKTGILPKISSTRGNAVVEFALVLPILLLVLFGITELGRMIMTANVLNTASREGARLAAVSPVSDSLSVQARVMEVLEAASVEPSAIVVVYDPGTHTVRVQVTTEFEILSRSVLPEVLRGTVELSGQTVFRYES